A section of the Microbacterium sp. MM2322 genome encodes:
- the argS gene encoding arginine--tRNA ligase codes for MTPEALAAALLAVVTPLVEARRPGAGDALTVSDFPVERPKNRDHGDWASNAALKLSKQIGANPREFAAEVAAALAALDGIASVEVAGPGFINIRLDAAAAGALAKTIVEAGAAFGHGRTQEGNTINLEFVSANPTGPMHIGHTRWAALGDAIARLLLASGATLVREFYINDAGAQMERFGRSVLARIQGEPAPEDGYAGAYIDDLATRVAEAEPGIGDLPEEERVAVARDKAYELQLAELQASLAKFNVHFDVFFSERTLHAKSADGGPSLVDEAVDRLRAQGHVFDAEGAVWVRTTDFGDDKDRVIRRSNGEYTYFAADAAYYLNKGDRGFAHKIYLLGADHHGYVHRLKALAGAAGDDPEKDIEVLIGQLVSINGARLSKRAGNIIELDDLREWLGTDALRYSLARYPADSPLTLDPEILQKRTNDNPVFYVQYAHARTHNVARNAAESGVARDAFAPELLTHETESALLGALQEFPRLVAFAAELREPHRIARYLEELASLYHRWYDSCRVTPLGDEEVSDVHRTRLWLNDATGQVLRNGLDLLGVSAPERM; via the coding sequence ATGACTCCCGAAGCCCTCGCCGCAGCCCTCCTCGCCGTCGTCACCCCCCTCGTCGAGGCACGACGACCCGGCGCAGGTGACGCGCTCACGGTGTCGGACTTCCCCGTCGAGCGTCCGAAGAACCGCGATCACGGCGACTGGGCGTCCAACGCGGCGCTGAAGCTGTCGAAGCAGATCGGCGCGAACCCGCGCGAGTTCGCGGCGGAGGTCGCCGCTGCCCTCGCCGCGCTCGACGGCATCGCCTCCGTCGAGGTCGCCGGTCCCGGGTTCATCAACATCCGACTGGATGCCGCCGCTGCCGGCGCGCTCGCGAAGACCATCGTCGAGGCGGGCGCCGCCTTCGGCCACGGGCGCACTCAGGAGGGCAACACGATCAACCTCGAGTTCGTCAGCGCCAACCCGACCGGCCCCATGCACATTGGTCACACCCGCTGGGCCGCGCTCGGCGACGCGATCGCCCGCTTGCTGCTGGCGAGCGGTGCGACGCTCGTCCGCGAGTTCTACATCAACGACGCCGGCGCGCAGATGGAGCGCTTCGGCCGGTCCGTGCTGGCCCGTATCCAGGGTGAGCCGGCCCCCGAGGACGGCTATGCCGGGGCGTACATCGACGACCTCGCGACGCGCGTCGCCGAGGCTGAGCCCGGAATCGGCGACCTCCCCGAGGAGGAGCGCGTGGCCGTGGCCCGCGACAAGGCCTACGAGTTGCAGCTCGCGGAGCTCCAGGCATCCCTCGCGAAGTTCAACGTCCACTTCGACGTCTTCTTCAGCGAGCGGACTCTCCACGCGAAGAGCGCGGACGGCGGCCCGAGCCTCGTCGACGAGGCCGTCGATCGCTTGCGTGCGCAGGGTCACGTCTTCGACGCCGAGGGCGCCGTGTGGGTGCGGACGACCGACTTCGGCGACGACAAGGACCGCGTCATCCGGCGCTCCAACGGCGAGTACACCTACTTCGCCGCCGACGCCGCGTACTACCTGAACAAGGGCGACCGCGGCTTCGCGCACAAGATCTACCTGCTCGGCGCCGACCACCACGGCTACGTCCACCGTCTGAAGGCGCTCGCGGGAGCGGCCGGTGACGACCCCGAGAAGGACATCGAGGTGCTCATCGGCCAGCTCGTCTCCATCAACGGAGCGCGGCTGTCGAAGCGGGCCGGCAACATCATTGAGCTCGACGACCTGCGCGAATGGCTCGGCACCGATGCCCTCCGCTACTCGCTCGCACGCTACCCGGCCGACTCGCCTCTCACGCTCGACCCCGAGATCCTGCAGAAGCGGACGAACGACAACCCCGTGTTCTACGTGCAGTACGCCCACGCGCGCACGCACAACGTCGCCCGGAACGCTGCCGAATCGGGCGTCGCTCGCGATGCGTTCGCTCCGGAGCTCCTGACGCACGAGACGGAGTCCGCTCTCCTCGGCGCCCTGCAGGAGTTCCCGCGGCTCGTGGCCTTCGCCGCTGAGCTCCGCGAGCCTCACCGCATCGCCCGCTACCTCGAGGAGCTCGCGAGCCTGTACCACCGCTGGTACGACTCCTGCCGGGTCACGCCGCTCGGCGACGAAGAGGTCTCGGATGTGCACCGCACCCGCCTGTGGCTGAACGACGCCACCGGACAGGTCCTTCGCAACGGCCTCGACCTGCTCGGCGTCAGCGCTCCCGAGCGGATGTGA
- a CDS encoding GAF domain-containing sensor histidine kinase: protein MKTADDAIRRAIIEEYGVLGGAPEPDLQGLVQLAATICGVPTAVINIIDDRSQHQIAAVGIEPAVCSREDSMCAVVFREPGHTVVSDAALDERFATNPFVTGEVAHVRFYASSPLITPSGVPIGTICIFDDKPRDLPEDESAALALIAHQIVDVLELRRLTRELGESNEQLENFAAQVAHDLRNPLTALTGYIELASEVPEVAGLPAASRALARAESVADRMSGMIARLLDYASVGGAPIRRSAVDIAPLVAATMDDLRTGGHDNGAEVTVEASASVPADPTLLGVLVQNLVGNAVKFAGAGELTPQIAVTVGTVVAGVLITVDDNGPGVPVDERDLVLEPLERGSNVEVPGFGIGLATCRRIVESHGGRMGIDDSPSGGARVWVVLPSA from the coding sequence GTGAAGACCGCTGACGATGCGATACGACGCGCGATCATCGAGGAATACGGTGTGCTCGGCGGAGCCCCGGAGCCCGATCTCCAGGGTCTCGTGCAGTTGGCGGCGACGATCTGCGGTGTCCCGACCGCCGTGATCAACATCATCGACGACCGCTCCCAGCATCAGATCGCCGCCGTCGGGATCGAGCCGGCGGTGTGCAGCCGCGAGGACTCCATGTGCGCCGTGGTGTTCCGTGAGCCCGGGCACACCGTGGTGAGCGATGCTGCCCTCGACGAGCGTTTCGCCACGAACCCCTTCGTCACGGGAGAAGTCGCCCACGTCCGCTTCTACGCGTCGAGTCCCCTCATCACCCCGTCTGGCGTGCCCATCGGCACGATCTGCATCTTCGACGACAAGCCGCGCGACCTGCCCGAGGACGAAAGCGCCGCCCTCGCCCTCATCGCCCATCAGATCGTGGACGTGCTCGAGCTCCGACGCCTGACGCGCGAGCTCGGCGAATCGAACGAGCAGCTAGAGAACTTCGCCGCACAGGTCGCCCACGACCTCCGCAACCCGCTCACGGCTCTCACGGGGTACATCGAACTCGCGTCCGAAGTCCCCGAGGTCGCCGGCCTTCCCGCTGCGTCCCGCGCGCTGGCGCGCGCCGAGTCCGTCGCCGACCGGATGTCGGGCATGATCGCGCGTCTGCTCGACTACGCCAGCGTCGGGGGAGCCCCGATCCGTCGCAGCGCTGTCGACATCGCCCCGCTGGTCGCCGCGACGATGGACGACCTGCGCACCGGGGGGCACGACAACGGCGCCGAGGTCACGGTCGAGGCATCCGCGTCCGTGCCCGCCGACCCGACGCTCCTGGGCGTCCTGGTGCAGAACCTCGTCGGGAACGCCGTGAAGTTCGCCGGTGCCGGTGAACTCACCCCGCAGATCGCCGTCACCGTGGGGACGGTCGTCGCGGGCGTGCTGATCACGGTCGACGACAACGGACCGGGCGTCCCGGTCGACGAGCGCGACCTCGTCCTCGAGCCCCTCGAGCGCGGATCCAACGTCGAGGTCCCCGGTTTCGGCATCGGTCTCGCCACGTGCCGCCGCATCGTCGAGTCGCACGGCGGCCGAATGGGCATCGACGACTCGCCGTCGGGTGGCGCCCGCGTCTGGGTGGTCCTGCCGTCGGCGTGA
- a CDS encoding transglutaminase-like domain-containing protein, which produces MQRVVRAELDLDVEGELDLILSVAVAAGVPVAHERLTLERNGQDLVPTVMTDAAGTRLHRIRVGAGPVRVRYDARVEGGAERRSASELDTAVYLRPSRYAPSDSVFGQARRQFGGLRGSDLLAAVEAYVAETVTYSPGLSLGTDSAVTTLATGQGVCRDYAHLVIALLRAMDVPARYVACYAPGLVPMDFHAVAEAWIDGRWLVVDATRLSNRRSLVRIATGRDAADCAFLSYYGANLALPRMIVDAHVEGDGDAVAAASDPLRDDRTELISLA; this is translated from the coding sequence GTGCAGCGTGTCGTCAGAGCGGAACTCGACCTCGACGTCGAAGGTGAGCTCGACCTCATCCTCTCGGTCGCCGTGGCCGCAGGTGTCCCCGTCGCTCACGAGCGGCTCACGCTCGAGCGGAACGGTCAGGACCTCGTCCCGACGGTGATGACGGATGCCGCCGGCACCCGCCTGCACCGTATCCGTGTCGGCGCGGGACCGGTCCGAGTGCGCTACGACGCCCGTGTCGAGGGCGGCGCCGAGCGCCGTTCCGCGTCGGAGCTCGACACCGCTGTGTATCTGCGTCCGAGCCGCTACGCACCGTCGGACTCGGTGTTCGGACAGGCGCGGCGTCAGTTCGGGGGCCTCCGGGGGAGCGATCTGCTCGCCGCGGTGGAGGCCTACGTCGCCGAGACCGTCACCTACTCGCCCGGTCTGTCGCTCGGCACCGACTCCGCCGTCACGACCCTCGCCACGGGTCAGGGAGTCTGCCGGGACTACGCGCATCTCGTCATCGCGCTGCTGCGGGCGATGGACGTGCCCGCCCGGTACGTCGCGTGCTACGCGCCGGGGCTGGTCCCGATGGACTTCCACGCCGTCGCGGAGGCGTGGATCGACGGGCGCTGGCTGGTCGTCGATGCGACCCGGCTCTCCAACCGCCGGAGCCTCGTTCGGATCGCGACGGGAAGGGATGCCGCGGACTGCGCGTTCCTCAGCTATTACGGCGCCAACCTCGCCCTGCCGCGGATGATCGTGGACGCACACGTCGAGGGGGACGGCGACGCGGTGGCCGCGGCATCCGATCCGCTGCGCGACGACCGCACCGAACTCATCTCATTGGCGTGA
- a CDS encoding SGNH/GDSL hydrolase family protein, whose translation MTSERRARGWGLGVVAAGVAAIVALAAWQPWQSTPTVAAATSVGAVSEVEPLSIPADADVLVFGDSWTYGAAATIPTEGYAYRLGGLSGWNVTVDGVRGSGYMKPGFDGPDFRRRAQTLNPAADYDLIIIQGSINDRQQGERGYREAVDATWDTFARLFPSAQIVIFGPTPHEFPIDEGTARIDADLDAAADARNWWYISPLQEQWLTPANYLEMIDTGAGRKHPSDEGHAYLAKKLFTALTERSATTDAGATREDAPAPVGP comes from the coding sequence ATGACCTCTGAACGACGCGCGCGCGGCTGGGGGCTCGGCGTCGTCGCCGCAGGGGTTGCCGCGATCGTTGCACTGGCCGCCTGGCAGCCATGGCAGAGCACGCCCACCGTCGCCGCCGCGACCTCCGTGGGCGCCGTGAGCGAGGTCGAGCCTCTCTCGATTCCCGCAGACGCCGACGTGCTCGTGTTCGGCGATTCGTGGACGTACGGAGCGGCAGCGACGATTCCGACCGAGGGATACGCGTACCGTCTGGGCGGGCTGAGCGGCTGGAACGTGACCGTCGACGGCGTTCGGGGATCGGGCTACATGAAGCCCGGTTTCGACGGGCCGGACTTCCGTCGCCGAGCGCAGACGCTCAACCCGGCCGCGGACTACGACCTGATCATCATCCAGGGCTCGATCAACGACCGTCAGCAGGGCGAACGCGGCTACCGCGAGGCGGTCGACGCTACGTGGGACACGTTCGCGCGGCTGTTCCCGAGCGCCCAGATCGTCATCTTCGGCCCGACCCCGCACGAGTTCCCGATCGACGAAGGAACGGCGCGCATCGACGCCGACCTCGATGCCGCAGCAGACGCGCGGAACTGGTGGTACATCTCGCCGCTCCAGGAGCAGTGGCTGACCCCCGCGAACTATCTCGAGATGATCGACACGGGCGCGGGGCGGAAGCATCCTTCCGATGAGGGTCACGCCTACCTCGCGAAGAAGCTGTTCACCGCCCTCACCGAGCGGAGTGCGACGACGGATGCCGGTGCCACCCGTGAGGATGCACCGGCCCCCGTCGGCCCCTGA
- a CDS encoding SDR family oxidoreductase — protein sequence MAHITIIGGHGKVGLLLAPLLVEAGHEVTSVIRNPDHRDDVARTGATPLVADVSASDTDALTELLADSDAVVWSAGAGGGSPERTYAVDRDAAIRSIDAAVAAEARRYLMVSYFGAGPDHGVDPSDGFYAYAESKAAADEHLREADLDWTILAPSALTLDEPTGKIDAEAEKGTSVSRADVAAVIAAAVADPTTIGRTISFNAGDQAIPDAIRA from the coding sequence CGGCGGACACGGAAAAGTCGGCCTGCTCCTCGCCCCCTTGCTCGTCGAGGCGGGACACGAGGTGACGTCCGTCATCCGCAATCCCGATCACCGCGACGACGTCGCTCGCACCGGCGCGACCCCGCTCGTCGCGGACGTGTCGGCATCCGACACCGATGCGCTCACCGAGCTCTTGGCCGACAGCGACGCCGTCGTGTGGTCGGCGGGTGCGGGAGGCGGTTCACCCGAGCGGACATACGCGGTCGACCGGGATGCCGCGATCCGCTCCATCGATGCGGCTGTCGCCGCCGAGGCGCGGCGCTACCTGATGGTCTCGTACTTCGGCGCGGGCCCCGACCACGGCGTGGACCCCTCCGACGGTTTCTACGCGTACGCCGAGTCGAAGGCCGCTGCCGACGAGCACCTGCGTGAGGCCGACCTCGACTGGACGATCCTCGCGCCCTCCGCGCTGACGCTCGACGAGCCGACCGGGAAGATCGACGCGGAAGCCGAGAAGGGCACGTCGGTGTCTCGTGCCGACGTCGCTGCCGTGATCGCCGCGGCTGTGGCGGACCCGACCACGATCGGACGCACGATCTCCTTCAACGCGGGAGATCAGGCGATCCCGGACGCGATCCGCGCCTGA